In one Silene latifolia isolate original U9 population chromosome 10, ASM4854445v1, whole genome shotgun sequence genomic region, the following are encoded:
- the LOC141607008 gene encoding uncharacterized protein LOC141607008, whose translation MQGNLQKSNPTRIPKRVSDLDYRVILLLFTSISLLLLYFSSSATTATASAAAAAFSAVFRPDSPRSTRRRTELTESRIAVCLVGGARRFELTGPSIINRILNEFPNSDLFLNSPLDANSFKLSLLNSVGRVGSVRVFKPEVIPEVESQQRVLTAANSPNGIQGLLQYFNLVEGCLTLIEDYQKEKGFTYDWIVRTRVDGYWSAPLSPSSFVPGKYVVPPGSTYGGLNDRLGVGDYNTSKIALARLSLIPDLDKLNYTGLNSETSFKAQLTAHNISYQETPLQPFCIVSDRRYAFPPVGYGVVVASLSSNGPLNGAKCRPCKPVCVGNCVANVMDGVSKGWSWTPWRNGSLELCDASGEWELGWEDVFDEAVGDGPARLRKKVGSLSVEQCVKDFEVMKGRAANWDSPPLEEICKLGLDPK comes from the exons ATGCAAGGAAATCTTCAAAAATCAAACCCGACCCGAATACCAAAACGGGTATCGGATCTTGATTACCGGgtcatcctcctcctcttcacCTCCATTTCCCTCCTCTTACTCTACTTCTCTTCCTCCGCAACCACCGCAAccgcctccgcagcagccgctgCATTCTCCGCCGTCTTCCGACCTGACTCGCCGCGGTCAACTCGGCGGAGGACCGAGTTAACCGAGTCGAGGATTGCCGTGTGTTTGGTAGGTGGGGCCCGCAGGTTTGAGTTAACTGGACCTTCTATTATTAACAGGATCCTTAATGAGTTTCCTAACTCGGACTTGTTTTTGAATTCGCCACTTGACGCGAATTCGTTTAAGCTCTCGTTGCTTAATTCAGTTGGTCGAGTCGGGTCGGTTCGGGTTTTTAAGCCGGAGGTTATTCCTGAGGTGGAGTCGCAACAGCGGGTTTTAACTGCTGCTAATTCACCTAACGGCATTCAG GGACTATTACAATACTTCAACCTGGTGGAAGgatgtcttacattgattgaagaTTACCAAAAAGAAAAGGGTTTTACATATGATTGGATAGTCCGAACCCGTGTCGATGGCTATTGGTCCGCTCCATTAAGCCCGAGTAGCTTTGTTCCGGGTAAATACGTGGTTCCTCCGGGTTCTACATATGGTGGACTCAACGACCGGCTTGGAGTTGGAGACTATAATACCTCGAAAATCGCGCTAGCCCGACTATCCCTCATTCCGGACCTAGACAAATTGAACTACACGGGCCTAAACTCCGAGACATCTTTTAAAGCCCAACTCACGGCCCATAATATCTCGTACCAAGAGACCCCGCTTCAACCATTTTGTATTGTGTCGGATAGGAGATACGCATTCCCGCCAGTTGGTTATGGTGTTGTTGTCGCGTCTCTATCTAGCAACGGGCCATTAAACGGGGCCAAATGCCGGCCGTGCAAGCCCGTTTGTGTTGGAAATTGCGTGGCGAATGTGATGGACGGGGTGTCAAAGGGGTGGAGTTGGACGCCGTGGCGCAATGGGTCACTTGAGttgtgtgatgccagtggtgaGTGGGAATTGGGCTGGGAAGATGTTTTTGATGAGGCCGTTGGAGACGGACCGGCCCGATTGAGGAAGAAAGTTGGGTCATTGAGTGTGGAACAATGTGTTAAGGATTTTGAGGTGATGAAGGGAAGAGCAGCTAATTGGGATAGTCCACCTTTGGAAGAGATATGTAAACTTGGGCTTGATCCCAAatag